The following proteins are co-located in the Trichormus variabilis 0441 genome:
- a CDS encoding glycosyltransferase has product MKVSVLVITYNHSRFIAQAIESVLMQKVNFEYEIVVGEDCSTDDTRKILIDYQQKYADKIRLLLPEKNLGMHRNFVNTLQACCGEYVAILEGDDYWIAEDKLQKQVDFLDKNLEFTICFHNVIIFHEDNQYQPYLFLHNQPPVSYIEDLLIRNFISTPSVMYRAGLVDNIPNWFYEQGMGDWIFHILNAQYGKIGYIDKVMSAYRIHAEGVWSSKNRDWQLNKTIKMLDTVKSNLDGQYEEIIDRAIQFYSQHLLKLNSIHQGTTSKFTTNLPKHLELKDINFIVFPDWNQEEEHLYQNLYCLVRLLLTHPENNRIALFIDTTKISEEDANLCISSILSNLISEEQLEKNKNINVFLVGKLDQIQWRTLTSFLKARIVLDSENSDALLTSGTEIIPAYTVNQLIEFGLIFIGSAKPYKLNIGCGNVRFDGWINIDIEQNYKTVDLVCDARQKLPFDDNSCELIYNEHFLEHLTLKEGLFFLKECYRILKPEGILRIAMPSLEYVVQKYMSDDWRNQEWLKYPEYQFIKTRAEMLNISMRWWGHQWLYDTEELYRRLTESGYINIQEFAWGKSNTPELRNRETRVDSILICESQVLK; this is encoded by the coding sequence ATGAAAGTTAGTGTTCTAGTTATAACCTACAATCATAGCAGATTTATTGCACAGGCAATAGAAAGCGTGTTGATGCAAAAAGTTAACTTCGAGTATGAAATTGTTGTAGGGGAAGATTGCTCTACAGATGATACACGCAAAATTTTAATTGATTATCAACAAAAATATGCAGATAAAATTCGCTTATTGTTACCTGAAAAAAACTTAGGTATGCACAGGAATTTTGTTAATACTTTGCAAGCCTGTTGCGGTGAATATGTAGCAATTTTGGAGGGAGATGATTACTGGATTGCAGAGGATAAACTACAAAAACAAGTAGACTTTTTAGATAAAAATTTAGAATTTACGATTTGTTTTCATAATGTAATTATTTTTCATGAGGATAATCAATACCAACCCTACCTATTTCTTCATAATCAACCTCCAGTCTCCTATATAGAAGATTTATTAATACGCAATTTTATTTCCACACCCTCTGTAATGTATCGCGCTGGATTAGTAGATAATATACCTAATTGGTTCTATGAACAAGGCATGGGCGATTGGATTTTCCACATTCTTAATGCACAATATGGAAAAATTGGATACATTGATAAAGTAATGTCAGCTTATAGAATTCATGCAGAAGGAGTCTGGTCAAGTAAGAACAGAGATTGGCAACTAAATAAAACCATTAAAATGCTAGATACTGTTAAATCTAATCTAGATGGGCAGTATGAAGAAATTATAGATAGAGCAATTCAATTTTATTCGCAGCATTTATTGAAGTTAAATTCTATACATCAAGGAACCACTTCTAAATTCACTACAAATCTACCCAAACATTTGGAATTAAAAGATATAAATTTTATAGTCTTTCCAGATTGGAATCAAGAAGAGGAACATCTATATCAAAATCTATATTGTCTTGTTAGATTACTCTTAACGCATCCAGAAAATAATAGAATTGCTTTATTTATAGATACAACCAAGATTAGCGAAGAAGATGCTAATTTATGTATATCTAGTATTTTAAGTAATCTGATATCAGAAGAACAATTAGAAAAAAATAAAAATATTAATGTATTTTTAGTCGGTAAACTTGACCAAATTCAGTGGCGAACTCTTACATCTTTCCTGAAAGCTAGAATTGTATTAGATTCAGAAAATTCAGATGCACTTCTTACTTCTGGAACAGAAATTATTCCAGCCTATACAGTAAATCAACTTATTGAATTTGGCTTAATATTTATTGGCTCTGCAAAACCTTATAAATTAAATATTGGCTGTGGCAATGTCAGATTTGATGGCTGGATAAATATAGATATAGAGCAAAATTATAAAACAGTGGATTTAGTCTGTGATGCTAGACAGAAACTACCATTCGATGATAATTCTTGTGAATTAATATATAACGAGCATTTTCTGGAACACTTAACCTTGAAAGAAGGATTATTTTTTTTGAAGGAGTGCTATCGTATCTTAAAGCCCGAAGGGATTTTACGCATAGCAATGCCGTCCTTAGAATATGTTGTACAAAAATATATGTCTGACGATTGGCGTAATCAAGAGTGGCTCAAATATCCAGAGTACCAATTTATTAAAACACGTGCTGAGATGCTAAATATTTCTATGCGTTGGTGGGGTCATCAGTGGCTTTATGATACAGAAGAGTTATATCGCAGATTAACTGAATCAGGATATATAAATATTCAAGAGTTTGCATGGGGCAAGAGTAATACACCGGAGTTAAGAAATCGTGAGACTAGAGTTGATTCAATACTGATATGTGAATCACAAGTGCTGAAATAA
- a CDS encoding DegT/DnrJ/EryC1/StrS family aminotransferase, whose protein sequence is MKQKLNDLAIFGGTPRFVEKLHVGRPNIGNRDNLLSRINDILDRKWLTNNGIYVQEFERQIAEFVGVKHCIATCNATVALEIAIRAVGFTGEVIIPSFTFIATAHALKWQEITPVFCDIDPQTHNIDPNKIVQSITPRTTGIIGVHLWGRPCDVEALSEISLTHNLKLMFDAAHAFGCSHQGRMIGSFGDAEVFSFHATKFLNTFEGGAIVTNSDELAEKIRLMTNFGFAGYDRVIYIGTNGKMNEVSAAMGLTGFDNLDEFVFINYRNYKYYQRELKEIPGIKLITYNETEKSNYQYIILEIDEMILGISRDQLLKTLQAENVIARRYFYPGCHNMEPYYSYYPYSKLLLPETEKVVQRVISLPTGTSVSIDDITNIIDIIKFVIENSTYFQSELSHSVQISNIIL, encoded by the coding sequence ATGAAACAAAAGTTGAATGATTTAGCTATATTTGGTGGAACACCAAGATTTGTTGAAAAGTTACACGTTGGTCGTCCTAACATTGGCAACCGCGATAATTTATTATCACGTATCAATGATATCTTAGATAGAAAATGGCTTACGAACAATGGTATTTATGTACAGGAGTTTGAACGACAAATTGCTGAATTTGTTGGAGTAAAACACTGTATCGCTACGTGTAACGCAACAGTAGCCTTAGAAATAGCCATTCGTGCTGTAGGTTTCACTGGTGAAGTGATTATTCCTTCTTTCACATTTATTGCTACTGCACACGCTCTCAAATGGCAAGAAATCACACCTGTTTTTTGTGATATAGACCCCCAGACTCATAATATAGATCCCAACAAAATAGTTCAAAGCATAACCCCTCGAACTACTGGTATTATTGGTGTTCATTTGTGGGGTCGCCCTTGTGACGTAGAGGCTTTAAGTGAAATTTCTCTTACTCACAATTTGAAATTAATGTTTGATGCTGCTCATGCTTTTGGCTGTTCACATCAAGGACGCATGATAGGTAGCTTTGGTGATGCTGAAGTTTTTAGTTTTCATGCAACTAAATTTTTAAACACATTTGAGGGAGGAGCAATAGTTACAAATAGTGATGAATTAGCGGAAAAAATTCGATTGATGACTAACTTTGGTTTTGCTGGCTATGACCGAGTTATCTATATCGGTACTAATGGAAAAATGAATGAAGTTTCAGCAGCAATGGGTTTAACAGGATTCGATAATCTAGATGAATTTGTTTTCATTAACTATCGTAATTATAAGTATTACCAAAGAGAACTAAAAGAAATTCCTGGGATTAAGTTGATTACTTACAACGAGACTGAGAAATCTAATTATCAGTATATTATTTTAGAAATTGATGAGATGATCTTGGGAATTAGTAGAGATCAATTACTGAAAACATTACAAGCTGAAAATGTAATAGCTCGAAGATATTTTTATCCGGGTTGCCATAATATGGAACCGTACTATTCATATTATCCTTATTCTAAGTTATTGCTACCAGAAACAGAAAAGGTAGTTCAAAGAGTAATTTCTTTACCTACGGGAACATCGGTAAGTATCGACGATATTACTAATATTATAGATATTATCAAGTTTGTAATAGAAAACTCAACTTATTTTCAATCTGAGTTAAGTCATTCAGTACAAATATCAAACATTATTTTATAG
- a CDS encoding methyltransferase domain-containing protein has translation MSDSIISQNDIDYLKMIRKNIIEFMKYTSVNYAHQPGILLDIAPQIHSGAKPYFSEYIKVETFDIDIHSGCTYIGDICQYNEFLKINTFDYIVCTEVLEHTLHPFKAVDEILRILKPNGKLFLSVPFNFRIHGPLPDCWRFTEHGLRVLLERFSILELNAIETPERQLMPIHYTVVAQKLI, from the coding sequence ATGTCAGATAGTATAATTAGCCAAAATGATATTGATTATTTAAAAATGATTCGCAAAAATATAATCGAATTCATGAAATATACATCTGTTAATTATGCTCATCAACCAGGTATATTATTAGATATTGCGCCTCAAATTCATTCAGGCGCTAAACCTTATTTTTCAGAATATATAAAGGTAGAGACATTTGATATAGATATCCATTCTGGCTGCACTTATATCGGGGATATTTGTCAATATAATGAATTTTTGAAGATCAACACTTTCGACTATATAGTTTGCACTGAAGTTCTAGAACATACACTTCATCCTTTTAAGGCAGTAGACGAAATTCTAAGAATACTTAAACCAAATGGGAAATTATTTCTCAGCGTACCTTTTAATTTTAGGATTCACGGACCACTTCCTGATTGTTGGCGTTTTACAGAGCATGGCTTACGAGTTTTATTAGAAAGATTTTCTATTTTAGAATTAAATGCTATTGAGACACCGGAGCGTCAGTTAATGCCAATTCACTATACTGTAGTAGCACAAAAATTGATTTAA
- a CDS encoding ATP-grasp domain-containing protein, with translation MKKYKVLIFPGGSEIALEIHRALCDCKDIQLYSAGLDVANHAPYVFAEHFNIPSIHEPGWIDALNQVIDANSIDYIFPAYDDIIVALAEKSQYIKAKIVTSPLETCLITRFKSKTYKVLFGTIPVPEIYHSLHEIKQFPVFVKPDKGQASQDTHIIYNPQDVSFFLSKINKYIITEYLPGEEYTIDCFSHRDLGLLFCSGRKRIRTKCGISMSVSSENIDQELFIRYAELITQKLNFYGVWFFQLKQDKCGEYKLLEIAPRVAGAMAFHRVQGINFPLLSIYEQERVPIEIINNKFDLTMDRALINRYTHNVDYQTVYVDLDDTLVGNNKVNLNLIKLLYQCINNTKKIVLLTKHSGDIYDFLKKYRIQNIFDNIIQINKVEDKAKYIVESPAIFIDDSFRERKSISLKLGIPTFDLSMIEMLLDDRK, from the coding sequence ATGAAAAAATATAAAGTCTTAATATTTCCAGGAGGATCGGAAATTGCTTTAGAAATTCATAGAGCATTATGTGACTGCAAAGATATTCAGCTATATTCGGCTGGTCTAGATGTTGCAAATCACGCCCCATATGTTTTTGCAGAACATTTTAATATTCCTAGCATTCATGAGCCTGGATGGATAGATGCTTTAAATCAGGTAATTGATGCTAATAGCATAGATTATATATTTCCAGCTTATGACGATATAATTGTTGCTTTAGCAGAAAAATCTCAATACATTAAGGCTAAAATAGTTACTTCTCCTTTAGAAACCTGTTTAATTACTAGATTTAAATCTAAAACATATAAAGTATTATTTGGAACTATACCAGTTCCTGAGATATATCATAGTTTACATGAAATAAAACAATTCCCTGTATTTGTTAAACCAGATAAAGGTCAAGCTTCTCAAGATACACATATTATCTATAATCCCCAAGATGTTTCTTTCTTTTTATCTAAAATAAATAAATATATTATTACCGAATATCTCCCTGGCGAAGAATACACAATTGATTGCTTTTCTCATCGTGACTTAGGATTATTATTTTGTAGTGGGAGAAAAAGAATTAGAACAAAATGTGGTATTTCAATGAGTGTTTCTAGTGAAAACATAGATCAAGAATTATTTATTAGATATGCTGAACTAATTACACAAAAGTTAAATTTTTATGGTGTTTGGTTTTTTCAATTAAAGCAAGATAAATGTGGCGAATATAAACTTTTAGAGATTGCCCCTCGCGTAGCAGGTGCGATGGCATTTCATAGAGTACAAGGAATAAATTTCCCTCTTTTAAGTATATATGAGCAAGAAAGAGTTCCAATTGAAATTATTAATAATAAATTTGACTTAACGATGGATCGTGCTTTAATAAATCGGTACACACATAATGTAGATTATCAAACAGTGTATGTGGATTTAGATGACACTTTGGTTGGTAATAATAAAGTTAATTTGAATTTGATAAAGCTTTTATATCAGTGCATAAATAATACAAAAAAAATAGTCTTATTAACGAAGCATTCAGGAGATATATATGATTTTCTTAAAAAGTATAGAATTCAAAATATTTTTGACAATATTATTCAGATAAATAAAGTAGAAGATAAAGCAAAATATATAGTTGAAAGTCCTGCAATATTTATTGATGACAGTTTTCGAGAACGCAAGTCTATAAGCTTAAAACTAGGTATTCCTACGTTTGATCTTAGTATGATAGAAATGCTCTTAGATGATAGGAAATAA